The genomic window GCATCAAAGCGGTGTTGCCTTTGTTGTCGCGGGTATGGATGGCGACACCTTGGGCTAGCAGACGTTGCAGGGTTTCGACCTGTCCGCTACGCGCGGCTTGCAAAAATTGTTCAGTGGCCGGGCTCCCAGCCATTTCGCGCGCACGGCGGCTTGTGTCTGCAAGTGGGGGGGCGGGTGGCGCGGCCGCTGTGACGGAAGTTGCTGCGGCAGTTGCTGCGGCAGGCGCCGCCGGGGCTGCTGCAGCGCGTGTGGCTGATTCCCCCCGGGTTTCAGATGTGCCATCGCGCGCAACTGTCTCAGCGCTTGCAATTTGAGCGGTGGTGTTGCTGGTTACCTGCGCCGGACCTGCATCTGCCTCGGCGGGCACAGCGGAATACACCCTGGGCACAGGAGCCGCTTTTGCCAGGCTGGGTGCTGCGGTCTGCGGGGACCGGTTGGTGACCGGTGGCGGGTTGACGCTGGTCACGGTTTTTTCCGCAGCGGGGCCGGGTGAGGCCACCGGTGCGGGTGTATAAGCGGGTGCTGGTGCACCCAGAGCGATCTCGCGGTCTTCGGGGACGCCTCGGTCGATCTGCATATACAGCAGCCCTGCCAGACCGACCACGGCCAGGCTGGCAGCCAAGGAGAGTGTCCATCGGGGCTGGTTGGCCGCTGTTTGGGTGGGGGCGATACCCTCAGCACGTTTGGCCTCAGACGCCTGGTCGCGCAGCATTTGGGCGTGGGCACGCGCGGCATGGCGGACGCGCTCGGAGGGTCGGCGCGGGTCCTGCGCTGCCGCTTCGGCGTAGCGCTCCAGTAACTCGTCACGCGGCTTGGTCATGCGTACTCCTGCAGCAGTTCTTTCAAGCGGCTGCGTGCGTAGCGCAGCCGGCTCTTGGCGGTCTCAAAACTGACCCCGGTGGTCTTGGCAATCTCCTGCACATCCATGCCCGCTTCTGCCTGCAGCATAAAGGCCTCACGCTGGGCAAACGGCAGTTCCTCTATGGCGTCGAGCAGGGCCTTGGCCTGCTCCTTGGATTCCAGGCGCCTGAGTGGCCCAAAGCCGGAGTTGGCGGCCAGGGTCTGCACCAGCGCCACACTGTCGTGCTCTGTTTCGTCATCCCCATCCAGGCTGACATGTTGTTTGGCCGTGCGAAAGTAATCCACCAGGCGGTTGTGGGCCAGCGTGAACAACCAGGTCTTGAACTTGGCCGTGGGCTGGTAGTGGGGTGCTTGGCGGGCCAGTGCAAACCAGACATCCTGCAACAAATCATCCGCCACTGCCTGTACCCGCACACTGCGGAACACATAACGCCAAACGCCCATTTCGTGCCGCTCGTACAGCAGGTTGAAGGCCTGCAGGTTTCCGGCGGCGTAACGCAGCATCAGCGACTCATCGGTGTCGGTGGTGGGGTCGGTAACACGGGCCATGGCCCGCATTATGGGCCGCCTGCAGCCTTCAATAGCGGCGTGCGGGTGGGTCGGGTACGTAGGAGAAACTGTCCGAGTTGGGAAAGGGGTTGGGCACACGACTGGGGCGCTCAACGATCACGCCAGAGGCGACCAGGTTTTCGCGGCTGTCGTAACGTATGGTGATGATCTCGTTGGGCTGCGACTGCAGGCGCTCAAAGCTGGTTTGCGACACATAGGAGTCTTCGCGCTGGCCGTGGCCAGTCCCCAGTTTGGCGGCCGAGCGGTTGCGGTCGGCCATGGCTTCTGCGGGGGCTGCGCTGGATAGTTCAGCTGAGCCCATGCTCTTTTGCGGTGCGGGTGACGCTGCAGCGGGTGGTGCAGAGGGCAATGCGCTGTCCCGGCGTGATTCGTTGAACTCGCGTTCCTGGCGGTAGGGCAGAGGTGTAGGCACGGCGATGGGCTGCGACACACGCTCCTTGAACAGCGCAACACCTATCACCCCCACCTGGCTGGGTCTGCCGGTGCGCTCGGCATAAGAGTCCTGGGATGCTGCAAACTCAAAGGCTGCCACTTCGGAATTGCTCTTGCGCCAGCCGGTGATCTGGTAGTTTGCATAGGGACTGAAGACGTAGCCGGTCTGGCCCCAACTGGCGGTTGCACCGTTCAACACATTGACGCCATCCACCGACGTGACGGCCATCACCCGTTCGCCCAAGCGGTTGCGCACCGCAATGGCGTAGCGCGCGCCGGGCGCGCCTGCTACCCAGTATTCGCCCCTGCTGTGGTAGACGGGTAACGTGGCGCCGGTGTTGCGGTCTATGACGGTGACATCGGCCAGGCGGCCAACGGCCTGTGCTTGTATGCCATTGCAAACCAGCACAACGGCCAGACCCAGGCGGCTCAGATTTGTGTACATATCGACTCCAAAGTTTGGTTGAGGAGTGGACTGAAACGAACCAGGCTGAGCAATGGGGTTAAGTTTCTTGAAATTTTTCTGAAAGGCAGCCGAGGGATGCTGTCTGCCATTGCATTCGGTGCGTTGTCATACAGACTCCCGGCGCTGGCTGCGTAGCATGGGCTGCTTGTATCTCCACCATAAAGGCCACCATGGAACTATCCGTCGACAACCCGCAAATACTGATCCTTGCTGGACTGGCCCTGCTACTGCTGGTCGCACTACTGGTACGCCAGTTTGGTCACCGCAAAAATCCCCGCACACCGCGCAGCCGGTTCGGAGAAGACCACAGCCAGGCCATCACCGAGATGGGCAACCGCACACGACAAGATGCGCAGCGTAAGGAGCGTGAACGCCTGGCCGAAACTACGCCCAACCTGGGGCACTGAATTACCATGCGCTGGTACCGGTACTGCGGGGCAGCACGGTACGGATGGCATGGGTTTGCACGTTGCGCGTAAATTTGCCCCCCGGTTTGTGGGGCCACAACCACGCTAACGCGGCTAGTGTGGCGCGCACACGGAAAGAACGAATGCTGTTTTTGCGTCTGTGTATGCCTCACGGTCTGCCGTGTGCTTGCGTGCAATATCGTGCTTAAGCCGCGCGTACCGCTCGGCCAGATCCGAGTCGGCACGCAGTGCATCCCGAAAGTGCACGCGCTGCTGCCACTCGGCACCACCCAGAACCACCAGGTGCAGATGGTGTGTGCGTCGTCCATCTGCCCAGCGCATCAGCCATCGCCGGTCGGTCAGCGTGGCATTGAACTCCATCGACGTGGTGTAGGCTGAGCGCAGCAACGGCCCGATCAGGGTGTCGGCCACTGCAATGGATTCGACGCTGCCCAATATGTCAATGATGGGCTTGGCGGCCATGCCGGGGATGGCCGTGCTGCCGATGTGCTCTACGCTCAGGAATTGCGTGGGAAACAAGCTGAGCAGACGCGTGCGTTCAGCCATGAAGCGTGCTGGCCATTGCAGGTCATAGGGGCACAGCGCCACGTCTTCGTGTATGGCCCGTTGCAGGGATTCGGCTTCGGTCATGCCTGTTGGATCGTTGGTTGTGTACTGAGCGGATGCAAAGCCTTGGCACTATAGCCCGGCATGAAGCGCATAAAAATAAGCCCTCCGTTCGGAGGGCCCTCGTTACAGTGCAATCTCGCTGTATCAGGCAAATACGCCAGCCGTATCCTGCATGCGTGCCGACACTTCACCCAGGTGGTGCAGGCTGTCACCAAAGGTCATTTCCAGCTGTGTCAACTTTTTGAAGTAGTGGCTGACGATGTATTCGTCCGTCACGCCAATGCCACCATGCAGCTGCACCGATTGCGCGGCGATGAAACGCATGCTCTGGCCTAGTTGGTACTTGGCGCGTGCCATGGCGGCGCGGCGCTCAGGTGCAGGCGCGTTGAGCTTCAAGCTGGCGTAATAACTCATGGAGCGGGCGAGCTCCAGCTGCATCTTCATGTCGGCCGCGCGGTGGCGCAGGGCCTGGAAGCTGCTGATGGCCACACCAAACTGCTTGCGTGTGTTCAGGTACTCGGCGGTGATAGCCATGGTCTTGTCCATCACGCCTACAGCCTCAGCGCAGCTGGCGGCGATGCCAATGTCCACTGCGTGTTCCAGTGCGGTCAAACCGTCCTGGGTAATCAATGTGGCGGGGGCGTTCTTCAGCACCAGTTCGGCAGCGCGACCGCCGTCTTGTGTGCCGTAGCCGCGGGTGGTCACGCCAGCGGACTGGCGTTCGACCAGGAACAGGGCCAACTGGCTGTTGATCTTGGCCGGCACAATGAAGGCGTCGGCCTGGTCACCCACGGGTACTACACTTTTTGTAGCATTCAAGACATAACCGCCGGGGGCTTGCGTCGCTTTTGCTTCACATACATCCAGCTTGTAGCGGGCCGCGCGCTCTTGGTAGGCCAGTACCACCAGGGCTTCACCGCTGGCAATTTTGGGTAGCCAAGCGGCTTTGGTGGCGGCATCGGCATAACCGGCCAGCACGCCACCGGCGATCAGGGATTGGGCCAGAGGTTCGAGCACGATGCCGCGGCCCAGCTCTTCCATCACCACCATGCCTTCGACCGGGCCCATGCCCAGGCCGCCATCGTCTTCCGGCACGTACAGACCCGTCAGGCCCAGCTCGGCCAGTTCGTTCCACGCGGCGCGGTCAAAGCCACCGGCCTTTTCGTTTGCACGGCGGCGCTCGAAGGTGTAACCCTTGTCCACCCATTTGCGTACGGCATCGCCGAGTTGTACCTGGTCGTCAGAAAAATCGAAATCCATAACTATCTCCTGCATTCATCACTATGGAGCCCCTATGAGAGGGGGCTTGGGGGAGCTCACATTGACGCCCATCGCGCGGGCCGTTCTACAGCGCTAGCTGAGGACGGTTTGCGCGACGATATTGCGTTGCACTTCGTTCGATCCGCCATAAATGGTGGTCTTGCGCAGATTGAAGAAGGTTGATGCCAGCGGCGCATTGGCCACTTCACCACCGGGGAAGTCGCCCTGCCAGCCGGCTTCCATGGCCTCGCGTATCAGGGGCAGCGAGAAAGGCCCGGCGGCCAGCATCATCAGCTCGGAATAGCGTTGCTGGATCTCGCTGCCGCGAATTTTGAGCAGACCGGCGATGTCCAGCGAGTTTTTGCCGGATTTCTCGGCTGCCAACACGCGCAGCACCAGCATCTCCAGCGCGACCACGTCCACTTCCATCTTGGCGACCTCATCGCGGAATCTTGTGTCGTCCCACACCCCTTCGCGTTTGGCAATGCGTTTGAGGCGCTCCAGCTCACGCTTGGCGCGGTTCACATCGGCAATATTGGTGCGTTCATGGCTGAGCAGGTGTTTGGCATAGGTCCAGCCCTTGTTCTCTTCGCCAATCAGGTTCTCGGCCGGCACGGCGACGTTGTCGAAAAACACCTCGTTCACCTCGTGGCCGCCGTCCAGCATGATGATGGGGCGCACGGTGACGCCAGGCGACTTCATGTCGATCAGCAAGAAGGAAATGCCGGTTTGGGGCTTGCCTTCGGTGCTGGTGCGCACCAGGCAGAAGATCCACTCGCCGTACTGGCCCAGTGTGGTCCAGGTCTTTTGGCCGTTGACGATGTATTGGTTGCCCTGGCGCTCGGCGCGGGTCTTGACAGATGCCAGGTCCGAGCCGGAGCCCGGTTCGCTGTAGCCCTGGCTCCACCACACTTCACCGCTGGCAATGCCGGGCAAAAAGCGCTTTTGCTGCTCGGCGTTGCCAAAGGCCATGATGACCGGGGCCACCATGACAGGGCCAAAGGGCACGACGCGGGGGGCACCCGCCAGCGCACACTCTTCTTCAAACAAATGCTTTTGCACCGCATTCCAGCCGGGGCCGCCAAATTCTTTGGGCCAGGCATGGCCCAGCCAGCCCTTTTTGCCCAGGATCTTGGCCCAGCGCTGCATATCGTCGCGGGTCAGCTCCAGTGCGTTGTGCACCTTGTGGGCGATATCGGAGGGCAGATTGGCCCCCACCCAGGCGCGAATGTCTTCGCGGAATTGCTGTTCTTCAGGGGTAAAAGCCAAATCCATCAAAACTCTCCAATTAGGTGTGTGCCCCCACGCTTAACCGCTGCGCGGGTCGCTGCCCCCCAAGGGGGCTAACTCGCCTTGGGGCGGCCCGGCGGCGAGTTGCACCTAGTTTTTAGCACGGTCGTTCGATTTGCTCTGTCAAAGTTGTGACAGAGATGGGAGATGGCTTCCTGCAATTTCCCCGCGTAGCGGCGGAGTGTGGGGACTACATTGGTTAGCGGTAAAACGCTTCCACCGTACCCTTGAGCTTGATCATTACCGGATGGCCCTTGCGGTCCACGGTCTTGCCAGCGGGGACTTTGACCCAGCTTTCGCTGATGCAGTATTCGGCCACATCGTTGCGTTCCTTGCCGTTGAGACGGATGCCGATGTCGTGTTCGAACACGGCCGCATTGAAATGCGGACTGCGCGCATCGGTGGACAAATGGTCGGGCAGTGCGGGGCGTGTGGTGGCTTCGGTCATGGCTGTCTTTTCTTCTAGGGATTGGGTTGGTTGTGTTCTTAAGGGGTCTGTTCCGGTGGGGCCACGCCCAGTTCGGCACACAGTTTTTGTACGGTCTGGCGCAGGCTGGCCACTTCGGCCTCCAGGCGGTCTATGCGTTCGGCGGTGTTGCTGCCCGCAGGGCCGCCTTCGGCCGGCCGACCATAGGTGGCCAGTGCCGTGGCGTCCACCGGTCCACACAACAGGTGGGCCCAGCGCTGCTCACGGGCACCGCTGGCGCGGGGTAATTTGACAACCAGTGGACCGCCTTTTTCGGCGGAGCGGTCTTGCAGCTCTTCCAGAAAACCTTCAACCGACGAGATATCGGCAAAGCGGTACCAGCGTTCGGCATTCAAGCGTAATTCGCCCGCGGTCTGCGGGCCGCGCAGCATCAGCAGGCCCAGCACCACGGCGGATTGCTCGGGCACGCCCACACCACGCTGGAAGTTGTGTTCATACCGTGCGACGCGGCTGCCGCTGGCGGCACGCACCAGGTTGAGGGGCAGCAGCGTGTCCAGCGCAGTGGCGATTTCGGCTTCGGTGATTTCCATCACCGGGTCGCGGCTGCTTTTCTGGTTGCAGCCCAGCATCAGCGTGTTCAAAGACAGCGGGTAGCTGTCGGGCACGGTGCGGGCCTTCTCCATCAGTGTGGCCAGTACGCGGGCTTCGATCACCGAGAGTGTGATGGGGGCTGGGGCTTGCGATTCTGTGCTGGGGGTCATGTCGGGTTGGGAATGCGGGGCGGTTCGGGTCAATTGCGGTTGCAGGCGCAATTATCGGTGTCTTGCGGCACAGGGCCCCGCGGCGATAATTCCGGCCTACATGAAGAACATCGTTATTTTGATTTCCGGCGGCGGCTCCAATATGGCTGCCATTGTCAAGGCGGCGCAGCGCGAAGCCTGGGCCGATCGACTGGGCGCCAAGGTAGCCGCCGTCATCAGCAACAAAGCCGATGCCAAGGGCCTGGTCTTTGCGAAAGAGCAGGGCATAACTACCGCAGCGCTGGACCACAAGGCCTTTGCCTCGCGCGAGGCCTTTGATGCGGAACTGGCTGCGCTGATCGACCGGTACGACCAGGCCGATGCGCCGGTGCTGGTGGTGCTGGCGGGTTTTATGCGTATCCTGACGCCCGGGTTTGTGGACCGTTACGCCGGGCGCCTGGTCAACATCCACCCGTCCCTATTGCCTGCCTTTACCGGGCTGCACACCCACCAGCGCGCCATTGATGCGGGCTGCAAGTTTGCCGGTGTGACCGTGCACCAGGTGACCAGCGTGCTGGATGAGGGCCAGATTTTGGCGCAGGCCGTGGTGCCGGTGCTGCCCACGGATACGGCAGACACCCTGGCGGCCCGTGTGCTGACCCAGGAGCATCTGATCTATCCCCGGGCGATTGCCGATTTGCTACAAAAATAGTAGCAATAAACCTATATTTTTCGGGGGCTATAGGCTAATTTTCCTTAGACGATACCCGCTAGGAATGGCCGGGCAGTTTGGCAATGGCGTCCTGGGCCAAGGCCCATTGGGCCTCCAATGCGGCGAAATCTTGCGCGAGCGTGGCTACTTCGCCCCGTTTGGTGGCCAGCTCCAGCTTGCGTGCGCTGTCGCCCAGGGCCAGGGCTCCACTCATGCGGCTGGCGCCGGCCATTTTGTGGGCCAGTGCAGCGACTGCGTCGAAGTCCTGCGCATCGATTGCCAGGGCCAAATCTGCCAGGTTGGCGCGGGTACCAGCCTTAAATGTTTGCAAAACGCTGGCGATCAACGCAGTCTCGTCGCCAAACATGGCGCCCAGCACACTTGGGTCAAATACAACGTGCTCAGCGGCAGTGTCCATCGGGGAGTTAGTGTCGGGTGGGAGCACGGGCGGGTAGCGGCAAGCGAGGGTTTAGGCGGGGCGCCGTTGGTGGCGAATAGGATCAATGCTCAGTTTAGCGGCAGGTGCTGACGGTGGCGTTGGCAAAATCAACGCCATAATCGCGGTCTGCACGGAAAAGCAGCAACCCCTAAGCCCATGAACCCAGACATTCCCTATTTGCTGGTCGTTGAGGATGAACCCACGCAGCGCCAGATTCTGACCGAGTACCTCTCGCGCCAGGGCCTGCGCGTGGCTGCGGTACCCGACGGCCGGCTGATGCGTGAAGCCCTGGTGGCGGAAATGCCGCAATTGCTGCTGCTGGATGTGGGCCTGCCGGGTGAAGACGGTTTTGCGCTGGCCCGCTGGCTGCGCGAGCGCCATCCCACACTGGGCATCATCATGGTCACCAGCGCTTCGGATTCGGTGGACCGCATCGTGGGCCTGGAAACCGGGGCGGATGACTACGTCACCAAACCCTACGATCCGCGTGAGTTGCTCGCCCGCATCAAAAGTGTGTTGCGCAGAACCCAGGCCCTGGCGGCGCACCGCGCCGCACCCATGGCCAACACCGCCGAGGCGCAACCGATTCCGCTGGGGCGCTGCAGTTTTGACCGGGGCCGCCGTGTGCTGCTGACGCCGGACGGCATGCACGAACAGTTGACTGCCACCGAATACGATCTGCTGGACCTGTTCTGCCAGCATCCCAATCGCCCCTTGACCCGTGAATGGCTGCTGGAGACCACCAGCCAGAGGGACTATGACGGCAGCGACCGCAGCATCGACCTGCGGGTGACCCGTTTGCGACGCAAGATCGAACTGGACGCCGACAAGCCACAAACCCTGCGTACCGTGCGCGGCGTGGGTTATATGCTGGTCTTGGACAAGGCCTGATACTGCGACTGGTTGGACGCCGACATGGTGCGCAGCATGGGGTGCATGGTGACATTGGCCCTGGGGTCCACGCGTGAGCGGCGGTCGCCTGAATCGGCAGCACGCCAGACCTCGCCGAACATATCCACAATTTCCACGCGTGTGAAATACTGCGCGATTTCAATGCACTCCGACAGAATGTTGGATGCAAACACGTGGTCGCCCCCGCCTACGGGGACTACATAAAAAGCATTGTTCATGTTCTTGGGCTTTGCAGAAAAGGTCGGTTGCTCGTCGTGTCCGACCCAGGTTGGCGCGCAGGCTGCATACCACCGCTGATCGGATGGATGAAGTATCCGCAACCCACGTATCGCCCGCGTGTCATCGCGCGGATGCTTTGTATCGTTTGTATCGCCGCTCAGGCGACCAGTGCACGCACCGTTTTCAACAGGAGTTCGCGGGTGAAGGGTTTGGACAGGCAGGCATCGGCCAGGGCTACGGCGCTGTCGGCACCCGGGTCGCCATCCGAGTAGCTGGCCAGCAGAACAAAACGGACACCATCCAGGGCCGGGTTGGCGCGCACGGCGGTTAGCAGTGCGTAGCCGTTTAGGCGTGGCATCCGCACATCCGAAATGATCACATCAGGAGCCGAAGCCAACACCTGCTCTAGGGCGGCTTGGCCATCGGGCGCCGCAGTCACATCAAAGCCTTCCAACGTGAGCAGAGTCGCTATCAGATGGCGGATGCTGGGTTCGTCATCGACGATTAAGACGCGGGTCATGCCCGGATTGTGCAGCGGTGCGGGCGTGTTCAGGTATTCAGGCCTTCTCGGCGTCCGATACCTTGGCAAAACGCGGCTGCAGGAGGCCGTTGACCACCACCTCTTCGTTGAACATGGCTGCAGGGCGCACCCACAGCCCGTGTTCGCCGTAGAGTGCGCGGTACAGCGTCAGCGGCTCCAGGGTTTCGCTGTGTCGCACGGTGTCGACCACTTGGTACAAATTGCCTTTGTAATGGCGGTACAGGCCGGGTGGGGTGGTTATCAATGGGGGGAGGTTTTCCGCTGGCATGGGACAATCCTATCCTATGCACCCAAAAGCTCTCTTAGACGCCTGCGCCGAACTGGTCAGGCTCACCCTTAAATTCGACCACCCTGCGGACGCCATCGTGTCGCGCTTTTTCCGCGACAACCGGGGCCTGGGGCCGCGTGAACGCGCCACCATGGCCGAAACGGTTTACACCGTGCTGCGCAAAAAGCTGTTGTTTGACCACCTGGCACCCTCGGGCAGCGGCCCCAAAGAGCGCCGCCTGGCCATTCTGGGCTTTTACGGTCCGGGCGACTTCCTGCGTAGCGCCTTGAGCGAGCAGGAAATCAACTGGCTGGACCAGTGCGAAAAGGTTAGCCCCCATGACTTGATGGAGCGCCACCGCCACAACCTGCCTGAGTGGCTGGTTGAGCCACTCAAAGCGCAGTTGGGCGCGGAGTTCTGGCCTCTGGTCGAGACCCTGAATCTGGGCGCAGGGCTTGATTTGCGGGTCAATACTTTCAAGACAAAACGTGCCGACGTACAAAAAGAGTTGGCCAAGGCGGGTATCAAGGCCGTCAACACACCGTATTCCCCTTGGGGCCTGCGCATTGCTGGCAAACCGGCGCTGAACAAGAACGATGCCTTTGTGCGCGGCGAGTTCGAGGTGCAGGACGAAGGTTCGCAGTTGCTGTCCATGTTGTTGGATGCCAAGCGCGGCGAGATGGTGGTCGACTTTTGCGCCGGCGCCGGTGGCAAGACCTTGGCGTTGGGAGCGGCCATGCGCAGCACCGGTCGCCTGTACGCCTTTGACACCTCTGCCCACCGGCTGGATGCCTTCAAGTCGCGCCTCAAGCGCAGCGGTTTGTCCAATGTGCACCCCGCAGCCATTGCCCATGAGCGGGATGACCGCGTCAAACGCCTGACGGGCAAGATGGACCGGGTGCTGGTGGATGCACCCTGTACCGGCTTGGGTACGCTGCGTCGCAATCCCGACTTGAAGTGGCGCCAGAACATGCAGGCAGTGGAGGAAATGGCAGTCAAACAGACGGCCATCCTGCAAAGCGCCGCGCGCATGTTGAAACCCGGCGGCCGCCTGGTGTATGCCACCTGCAGCGTGCTGCCCCAGGAGAACGAGGCCATTGCCGAAGCATTTTCGGCCGCCAACCCCGAGTTCGAGCCCTTGGCAGCCGGTGACCTGCTGGCAGAGCTGAAGGTGGAAAACGCTGCCACCTTGTGCAGCGGTGGCGAGGCCGGTCAGCTGTACCTGCGCCTGTGGCCGCACCGGCACGCGACAGACGGCTTTTTTGCTGCAGTGTGGCAAAAGAAATAAAGGCTTTGGTCTAGGCGCGATCCTCTAAAATCGTAGACCGCGCCGGATGTGCTCCGGCCTTTCAGAAGAACTATTACGCGTTGTAAACAAGAGATCCGACCATGTTGTTACCCGATTGGGCCGTGCTGAATTCCGCCATTGACTGGTTTGCCCATGGACTTTGGGATTTGCATTGGTGGCAAATCGTGCTGTTCACGCTGGGCATGACCCATATCACCATGATCAGTGTGACGGTGTTTTTGCACCGCCACCAGGCCCACCGGGCACTGGACCTGCACCCCATAGCCTCGCATTTTTTCCGTTTCTGGCTGTGGCTGACCACCGGCCAGGTGACCAAGGAATGGGCTTCCATCCACCGCAAGCACCACGCCAAGTGTGAGCAGCCGGATGACCCGCACAGCCCCCATGTGTACGGTATCAAGACAGTGCTGTTGCAGGGCTATGAGTTGTACCGTGCCGAGGCGCAGAACAAAGACACCCTGAGCCGTTACGGCCATGGCACCCCCAGCGACTGGGTAGAGCGCCATGTGTACACAGGTTTGTCTTCGCTGGGTATTGTGCTGATGCTGGCC from Rhodoferax sp. AJA081-3 includes these protein-coding regions:
- a CDS encoding Hpt domain-containing protein, which gives rise to MDTAAEHVVFDPSVLGAMFGDETALIASVLQTFKAGTRANLADLALAIDAQDFDAVAALAHKMAGASRMSGALALGDSARKLELATKRGEVATLAQDFAALEAQWALAQDAIAKLPGHS
- a CDS encoding response regulator gives rise to the protein MTRVLIVDDEPSIRHLIATLLTLEGFDVTAAPDGQAALEQVLASAPDVIISDVRMPRLNGYALLTAVRANPALDGVRFVLLASYSDGDPGADSAVALADACLSKPFTRELLLKTVRALVA
- a CDS encoding DUF1653 domain-containing protein — its product is MPAENLPPLITTPPGLYRHYKGNLYQVVDTVRHSETLEPLTLYRALYGEHGLWVRPAAMFNEEVVVNGLLQPRFAKVSDAEKA
- a CDS encoding ankyrin repeat domain-containing protein, translating into MTKPRDELLERYAEAAAQDPRRPSERVRHAARAHAQMLRDQASEAKRAEGIAPTQTAANQPRWTLSLAASLAVVGLAGLLYMQIDRGVPEDREIALGAPAPAYTPAPVASPGPAAEKTVTSVNPPPVTNRSPQTAAPSLAKAAPVPRVYSAVPAEADAGPAQVTSNTTAQIASAETVARDGTSETRGESATRAAAAPAAPAAATAAATSVTAAAPPAPPLADTSRRAREMAGSPATEQFLQAARSGQVETLQRLLAQGVAIHTRDNKGNTALMLAVTHRQLNTVRILLDSGSDPALVNNEGLTALRLARQMELPDMVQLLQTPR
- a CDS encoding sigma-70 family RNA polymerase sigma factor — protein: MARVTDPTTDTDESLMLRYAAGNLQAFNLLYERHEMGVWRYVFRSVRVQAVADDLLQDVWFALARQAPHYQPTAKFKTWLFTLAHNRLVDYFRTAKQHVSLDGDDETEHDSVALVQTLAANSGFGPLRRLESKEQAKALLDAIEELPFAQREAFMLQAEAGMDVQEIAKTTGVSFETAKSRLRYARSRLKELLQEYA
- a CDS encoding RsmB/NOP family class I SAM-dependent RNA methyltransferase — its product is MHPKALLDACAELVRLTLKFDHPADAIVSRFFRDNRGLGPRERATMAETVYTVLRKKLLFDHLAPSGSGPKERRLAILGFYGPGDFLRSALSEQEINWLDQCEKVSPHDLMERHRHNLPEWLVEPLKAQLGAEFWPLVETLNLGAGLDLRVNTFKTKRADVQKELAKAGIKAVNTPYSPWGLRIAGKPALNKNDAFVRGEFEVQDEGSQLLSMLLDAKRGEMVVDFCAGAGGKTLALGAAMRSTGRLYAFDTSAHRLDAFKSRLKRSGLSNVHPAAIAHERDDRVKRLTGKMDRVLVDAPCTGLGTLRRNPDLKWRQNMQAVEEMAVKQTAILQSAARMLKPGGRLVYATCSVLPQENEAIAEAFSAANPEFEPLAAGDLLAELKVENAATLCSGGEAGQLYLRLWPHRHATDGFFAAVWQKK
- a CDS encoding acyl-CoA dehydrogenase family protein; protein product: MDLAFTPEEQQFREDIRAWVGANLPSDIAHKVHNALELTRDDMQRWAKILGKKGWLGHAWPKEFGGPGWNAVQKHLFEEECALAGAPRVVPFGPVMVAPVIMAFGNAEQQKRFLPGIASGEVWWSQGYSEPGSGSDLASVKTRAERQGNQYIVNGQKTWTTLGQYGEWIFCLVRTSTEGKPQTGISFLLIDMKSPGVTVRPIIMLDGGHEVNEVFFDNVAVPAENLIGEENKGWTYAKHLLSHERTNIADVNRAKRELERLKRIAKREGVWDDTRFRDEVAKMEVDVVALEMLVLRVLAAEKSGKNSLDIAGLLKIRGSEIQQRYSELMMLAAGPFSLPLIREAMEAGWQGDFPGGEVANAPLASTFFNLRKTTIYGGSNEVQRNIVAQTVLS
- a CDS encoding acyl-CoA dehydrogenase family protein, whose protein sequence is MDFDFSDDQVQLGDAVRKWVDKGYTFERRRANEKAGGFDRAAWNELAELGLTGLYVPEDDGGLGMGPVEGMVVMEELGRGIVLEPLAQSLIAGGVLAGYADAATKAAWLPKIASGEALVVLAYQERAARYKLDVCEAKATQAPGGYVLNATKSVVPVGDQADAFIVPAKINSQLALFLVERQSAGVTTRGYGTQDGGRAAELVLKNAPATLITQDGLTALEHAVDIGIAASCAEAVGVMDKTMAITAEYLNTRKQFGVAISSFQALRHRAADMKMQLELARSMSYYASLKLNAPAPERRAAMARAKYQLGQSMRFIAAQSVQLHGGIGVTDEYIVSHYFKKLTQLEMTFGDSLHHLGEVSARMQDTAGVFA
- a CDS encoding GrpB family protein, with product MTEAESLQRAIHEDVALCPYDLQWPARFMAERTRLLSLFPTQFLSVEHIGSTAIPGMAAKPIIDILGSVESIAVADTLIGPLLRSAYTTSMEFNATLTDRRWLMRWADGRRTHHLHLVVLGGAEWQQRVHFRDALRADSDLAERYARLKHDIARKHTADREAYTDAKTAFVLSVCAPH
- a CDS encoding response regulator yields the protein MNPDIPYLLVVEDEPTQRQILTEYLSRQGLRVAAVPDGRLMREALVAEMPQLLLLDVGLPGEDGFALARWLRERHPTLGIIMVTSASDSVDRIVGLETGADDYVTKPYDPRELLARIKSVLRRTQALAAHRAAPMANTAEAQPIPLGRCSFDRGRRVLLTPDGMHEQLTATEYDLLDLFCQHPNRPLTREWLLETTSQRDYDGSDRSIDLRVTRLRRKIELDADKPQTLRTVRGVGYMLVLDKA
- a CDS encoding DUF3297 family protein, which produces MTEATTRPALPDHLSTDARSPHFNAAVFEHDIGIRLNGKERNDVAEYCISESWVKVPAGKTVDRKGHPVMIKLKGTVEAFYR
- a CDS encoding YceH family protein; this translates as MTPSTESQAPAPITLSVIEARVLATLMEKARTVPDSYPLSLNTLMLGCNQKSSRDPVMEITEAEIATALDTLLPLNLVRAASGSRVARYEHNFQRGVGVPEQSAVVLGLLMLRGPQTAGELRLNAERWYRFADISSVEGFLEELQDRSAEKGGPLVVKLPRASGAREQRWAHLLCGPVDATALATYGRPAEGGPAGSNTAERIDRLEAEVASLRQTVQKLCAELGVAPPEQTP
- the purN gene encoding phosphoribosylglycinamide formyltransferase — translated: MKNIVILISGGGSNMAAIVKAAQREAWADRLGAKVAAVISNKADAKGLVFAKEQGITTAALDHKAFASREAFDAELAALIDRYDQADAPVLVVLAGFMRILTPGFVDRYAGRLVNIHPSLLPAFTGLHTHQRAIDAGCKFAGVTVHQVTSVLDEGQILAQAVVPVLPTDTADTLAARVLTQEHLIYPRAIADLLQK